The following proteins come from a genomic window of Nocardiopsis sp. YSL2:
- a CDS encoding PHB depolymerase family esterase yields MIRRFAVVLTALAAVVATVAAVLLTAAPRASAATLTPVTSFGTNPGDLGMYSYVPDGLPDGAPLVVLLHGCAQDASAYHANSGWADYADSHGFALVYAEQRSANNANACFNWFRPDDVARDSGEARSVRSMVEHAVAAEGLDADRVHVSGLSAGGAMAGELLAAYPDLFAGGSVVAGIPVGCASGMVDAFTCMNPGKTRTPEQWGDAVRAKNPGWSGPLPRVAVWHGTADTTVVPANGDASVSQWTNAHGLDGTPDATEQLPGGTTADYHGGTAATAAVADFRVSGMGHGTPVDPGRGCGTAGAYFLDTVCSTGYTVDFWGLGEVADPDPTGDPDPTPSPTGDPDPGECVRASNYDHVREGRAVQRSGLTYAVGSDDPLGLWNVFVTTALTETSTGYWEHTPGAC; encoded by the coding sequence ATCATCCGACGGTTCGCCGTCGTCCTCACCGCCCTGGCCGCCGTCGTCGCCACGGTCGCGGCCGTCCTGCTCACCGCCGCCCCACGGGCGTCGGCGGCCACACTCACGCCCGTCACCTCGTTCGGCACCAACCCCGGCGACCTGGGCATGTACTCCTACGTCCCCGACGGGCTGCCCGACGGCGCGCCGCTCGTCGTCCTCCTGCACGGCTGCGCGCAGGACGCGTCCGCCTACCACGCGAACTCCGGCTGGGCCGACTACGCCGACAGCCACGGATTCGCACTGGTCTACGCCGAGCAGCGGTCCGCCAACAACGCCAACGCCTGCTTCAACTGGTTCCGGCCCGACGACGTGGCCCGCGACTCCGGCGAGGCCCGGTCCGTGCGCTCCATGGTGGAGCACGCCGTGGCCGCCGAAGGGCTGGACGCCGACCGCGTCCACGTGTCCGGGCTCTCCGCGGGCGGCGCCATGGCCGGGGAGCTCCTCGCCGCCTACCCCGACCTCTTCGCCGGCGGCAGCGTCGTGGCGGGCATCCCGGTCGGGTGCGCCAGCGGGATGGTCGACGCCTTCACCTGCATGAACCCGGGCAAGACCAGGACGCCGGAGCAGTGGGGCGACGCCGTGCGGGCCAAGAACCCCGGGTGGAGCGGGCCCCTGCCCCGCGTCGCCGTGTGGCACGGCACCGCCGACACCACGGTCGTCCCGGCCAACGGCGACGCGAGCGTGAGCCAGTGGACGAACGCCCACGGGCTGGACGGCACCCCCGACGCCACCGAACAGCTGCCAGGCGGGACCACCGCCGACTACCACGGCGGCACGGCGGCCACGGCGGCCGTCGCGGACTTCCGGGTGTCCGGCATGGGGCACGGAACGCCCGTGGACCCGGGCCGGGGCTGCGGCACGGCCGGGGCCTACTTCCTGGACACCGTCTGCTCCACCGGGTACACCGTCGACTTCTGGGGCCTGGGCGAGGTCGCCGATCCCGATCCGACCGGGGACCCCGACCCCACACCGAGCCCGACCGGGGACCCCGACCCCGGTGAGTGCGTGAGGGCGAGCAACTACGACCACGTCCGTGAGGGACGCGCGGTCCAGCGCTCCGGGTTGACCTACGCGGTCGGCTCCGACGACCCCCTCGGCCTGTGGAACGTCTTCGTCACCACCGCGCTGACCGAGACCTCCACCGGCTACTGGGAGCACACTCCCGGCGCCTGCTGA
- a CDS encoding 3-hydroxybutyrate dehydrogenase codes for MTTHEYPPGAPGRIPPPPAASPSAAQRTARVDLTGRTALVTGAARGIGRACALRLAAAGADVRMADLDGPGLRALADQGVGEPLEVDLSDLDAAEEAGRGADIVVNNAGVQTVAPVQDFPPERFSLILRLMVEAPFRAVRGALPHMYERGWGRVVNLSSVHGLRASPFKSAYVTAKHGLEGFSKVVALEGAEHGVTSNCVNPGYVRTALVERQIADQALAHGVPEAEVLSEVLLARTPMKRLIEPEEVAELVVYLCSADASFVNGASLAVDGGWSAS; via the coding sequence ATGACGACGCACGAGTACCCGCCGGGCGCGCCTGGCCGGATCCCCCCGCCCCCCGCCGCCTCGCCCTCGGCCGCCCAGCGCACCGCCCGGGTCGACCTGACCGGTCGGACCGCCCTGGTCACCGGGGCGGCGCGCGGGATCGGTCGCGCGTGCGCGCTGCGCCTGGCGGCGGCGGGGGCCGACGTCCGGATGGCCGACCTCGACGGACCGGGCCTGCGCGCGCTGGCCGACCAGGGCGTCGGCGAGCCCCTGGAGGTCGACCTGTCCGACCTCGACGCCGCCGAGGAGGCCGGCCGCGGCGCCGACATCGTGGTCAACAACGCCGGCGTGCAGACCGTCGCCCCCGTCCAGGACTTCCCGCCCGAGCGCTTCTCCCTCATCCTCCGGCTCATGGTGGAGGCGCCGTTCCGCGCTGTCCGCGGCGCTCTGCCCCACATGTACGAGCGCGGGTGGGGCCGCGTCGTCAACCTGTCCTCCGTGCACGGTCTGCGGGCGTCTCCGTTCAAGTCGGCCTACGTGACCGCCAAGCACGGGCTGGAGGGCTTCTCCAAGGTGGTCGCCCTGGAGGGCGCCGAGCACGGCGTCACGTCCAACTGCGTGAATCCCGGCTACGTGCGCACCGCCCTGGTGGAACGGCAGATCGCCGACCAGGCGCTGGCGCACGGCGTCCCGGAGGCCGAGGTGCTGTCCGAGGTCCTGCTGGCCCGCACTCCGATGAAGCGGTTGATCGAGCCGGAGGAGGTCGCCGAGCTGGTGGTCTACCTTTGCAGTGCCGACGCGTCGTTCGTCAACGGCGCGTCGCTGGCCGTCGACGGAGGATGGAGCGCGAGCTGA
- a CDS encoding GAF domain-containing protein has protein sequence MERELNTTPAPQGDPDDQAFFLDLLLRDAPPVEYERPVLRARAEGADPDVVAALENAKLTALRVRSVLRDRQRRESELSALFETANDLAGMRSLDRVLQAIVERARHLLNCDVSYLTLSDPEAGGTYMRVTSGSVSASFQRLRLASGKGLGGLVATTALPYVTANYFADPRFEHTENIDHAVREEGLVAILGVPLKMNGRDVGVLFAANRSERPFAHSEVALLSSLATHAAIAIDSANLIDDTRRALDELHTVNERLQRHTASVERSAAAHDRLADLVLRGGGVREVAAAIAEVLGGSVLIHDQTSDVSVSATPEGAVVEDRHHGGAGPLPEEELAEAVRTALSSGRAVRAGQAWVASATAGSESLGTLVLHGAVLDETDQRVLERAAMVTALLLLIRRSVSETEHRVRGDLLNELLEVPARDPESLRQRAAPLHADLDAPYVLVVAEAPGADPARLRSAATHVAETTGGLAGHRSGRLVLALPGEDPAEAGRRVVGELSAAANGPVTAGLAGPTDGPGSFLSAFAEASRCLQTLRALGRDGDVATTDDLGFPGLLLSQDRDVPGFVSATLGPLLEYDAKRGTLLVETLGAYFAAGGNLSRAKDDLHIHVNTVAQRLERIGQLIGADWQRPDRALELQLALHLHGLLGQGVDLLGEQGGG, from the coding sequence ATGGAGCGCGAGCTGAACACGACCCCCGCCCCGCAGGGCGATCCGGACGACCAGGCGTTCTTCCTCGACCTGCTGCTCCGGGACGCGCCGCCCGTGGAGTACGAGCGCCCGGTGCTGCGGGCGCGCGCGGAGGGCGCCGACCCCGACGTCGTGGCGGCCCTGGAGAACGCGAAGCTGACCGCACTGCGCGTGCGGTCGGTGCTGCGCGACCGCCAGCGCCGGGAGTCGGAGCTGAGCGCGCTGTTCGAGACCGCCAACGACCTGGCGGGCATGCGCAGCCTGGACCGGGTGCTGCAGGCGATCGTGGAGCGGGCCCGGCACCTGCTCAACTGCGACGTCTCCTACCTGACGCTGAGCGACCCGGAGGCGGGCGGCACCTACATGCGGGTGACCTCGGGTTCGGTGTCGGCGTCCTTCCAGCGGCTGCGCCTGGCGTCGGGCAAGGGTCTGGGCGGCCTGGTCGCGACGACGGCCCTGCCGTACGTGACGGCGAACTACTTCGCCGACCCCCGGTTCGAGCACACCGAGAACATCGACCACGCCGTCCGTGAGGAGGGTTTGGTGGCCATCCTGGGCGTGCCGCTGAAGATGAACGGCCGCGACGTGGGCGTGCTGTTCGCCGCGAACCGCAGCGAGCGCCCCTTCGCGCACTCGGAGGTGGCGCTGCTGTCGTCGCTGGCCACGCACGCGGCCATCGCGATCGACAGCGCGAACCTCATCGACGACACCCGCCGGGCCCTGGACGAGCTGCACACCGTGAACGAGCGGCTGCAGCGGCACACGGCGTCGGTGGAGCGGTCGGCGGCGGCGCACGACCGGCTGGCGGACCTGGTGCTGCGGGGCGGGGGCGTGCGCGAGGTGGCGGCGGCGATCGCTGAGGTGCTGGGCGGCTCGGTGCTGATCCACGACCAGACCTCCGACGTGTCGGTGAGCGCCACGCCCGAGGGCGCGGTCGTCGAGGACCGCCACCACGGCGGGGCCGGCCCGCTGCCGGAGGAGGAGTTGGCCGAGGCGGTGCGCACCGCGCTCTCCAGCGGGCGTGCGGTCCGCGCGGGGCAGGCGTGGGTGGCGTCGGCGACGGCGGGCAGCGAGTCGCTGGGCACGCTGGTCCTGCACGGGGCGGTGCTGGACGAGACCGACCAGCGGGTCCTGGAGCGGGCCGCGATGGTGACGGCGCTGCTGCTGCTCATCCGCCGGTCGGTGAGCGAGACCGAGCACCGGGTGCGCGGCGATCTGCTCAACGAGCTGTTGGAGGTGCCCGCGCGCGATCCGGAGTCGCTGCGCCAGCGCGCCGCCCCGCTGCACGCCGACCTGGACGCGCCGTACGTGCTGGTGGTCGCGGAGGCGCCCGGCGCGGACCCGGCGCGTCTGCGCTCGGCCGCCACGCACGTCGCCGAGACCACGGGCGGGCTGGCCGGGCACCGGTCGGGGCGCCTGGTGCTGGCGCTGCCCGGTGAGGACCCCGCCGAGGCGGGCCGCCGGGTGGTCGGTGAGCTGTCGGCGGCGGCCAACGGGCCGGTGACCGCGGGCCTGGCCGGGCCCACGGACGGGCCCGGATCGTTCCTGTCGGCGTTCGCCGAGGCGTCGCGCTGTCTGCAGACCCTGCGGGCCCTGGGCCGCGACGGCGATGTCGCCACCACCGACGACCTCGGGTTCCCCGGGCTGCTGCTCAGCCAGGACCGGGACGTGCCGGGTTTCGTGTCGGCGACGCTGGGGCCGCTGCTGGAGTACGACGCCAAGCGGGGCACGCTGCTCGTGGAGACACTGGGGGCCTACTTCGCGGCCGGGGGCAACCTGTCGCGCGCCAAGGACGACCTGCACATCCACGTGAACACGGTGGCGCAGCGCCTGGAGCGGATCGGGCAGCTCATCGGGGCGGACTGGCAGCGCCCCGACCGCGCGCTGGAGCTACAGCTGGCCCTGCACCTGCACGGTCTGCTCGGCCAGGGCGTGGACCTGCTCGGCGAGCAGGGCGGCGGTTGA
- a CDS encoding alpha/beta fold hydrolase, with protein MTTSTTHWRDGDEYTVPVPGGALAVTRWGDPGDAPARTPVLAVHGITANGHSFARLAAELAARGGPPVLAPDLRGRGAGGHLPGPHGLGAHVDDLLAVLDAAGIERTVLVGHSMGAFVACLAAVRHPDRVAGLLLVDGGLGLPVPPGTDIDTVLGPAMARLRMTFEGPDDYRAFWRRHPAFADRWNTWVDHYVLRDLVGTPPETRSACDEEAVRTDGAQVLTDPEVLGAVHRLPCPARLLWTARGLMDESPGLYTPARLAGLPDDLVTVELPDDNHYSPLFSSTAALLAEQVHALAEQTVQVQGQL; from the coding sequence ATGACCACGTCCACCACGCACTGGCGCGACGGGGACGAGTACACCGTCCCGGTCCCCGGGGGAGCCCTCGCCGTCACCCGCTGGGGAGACCCCGGTGACGCGCCCGCCCGGACACCCGTGCTCGCCGTGCACGGCATCACCGCCAACGGCCACTCCTTCGCCCGGCTCGCCGCCGAACTCGCCGCGCGCGGAGGCCCGCCGGTCCTCGCCCCCGACCTGCGCGGCCGGGGCGCCGGCGGCCACCTCCCCGGGCCCCACGGACTCGGCGCCCACGTCGACGACCTCCTCGCCGTCCTGGACGCCGCCGGAATCGAGCGCACCGTGCTGGTCGGCCACTCCATGGGCGCGTTCGTCGCCTGCCTGGCCGCCGTCCGCCACCCCGACCGCGTCGCCGGGCTCCTCCTGGTCGACGGCGGCCTCGGCCTCCCCGTCCCGCCCGGCACCGACATCGACACCGTCCTGGGCCCGGCCATGGCGCGCCTGCGGATGACCTTCGAAGGACCCGACGACTACCGCGCCTTCTGGCGTCGCCACCCCGCCTTCGCCGACCGCTGGAACACCTGGGTGGACCACTACGTCCTGCGCGACCTCGTCGGCACACCGCCCGAGACCCGCTCGGCCTGCGACGAGGAGGCCGTCCGCACCGACGGCGCCCAGGTCCTCACCGACCCCGAAGTCCTGGGCGCCGTGCACCGCCTGCCCTGCCCCGCGCGCCTGCTGTGGACGGCGCGCGGGCTCATGGACGAGTCACCCGGCCTCTACACCCCCGCACGGCTCGCCGGGCTCCCCGACGACCTCGTCACCGTGGAACTGCCCGACGACAACCACTACAGCCCGCTGTTCTCCTCAACCGCCGCCCTGCTCGCCGAGCAGGTCCACGCCCTGGCCGAGCAGACCGTGCAGGTGCAGGGCCAGCTGTAG
- a CDS encoding helix-turn-helix transcriptional regulator, with amino-acid sequence MSGSGSTAIRSAASPEEVDVSSPSVARRQLSAQIRAKRLDAGMTIEQAADALEWSSTKISNIETGRSKKPAVTDIRVLLDLYRVKDERERDAILALTRQSRERGWWNRYDDVLGGAYASLEAGARSVRLFEPQYIPGLFQIPEYAKAIAQATLIRDSADIQRTVEARVRRQEILTQENPPDVWAIIHESALLMLRASPDLFAPQVERLLDLAESPNSVTVQVLPMSSGLHAGMGGPFSILDYDAAPSLVFLETNTDGLYLEKPPEIARYRNCFDRLLAKALDPDSVPGYLRSLTA; translated from the coding sequence ATGTCCGGTTCTGGTTCAACGGCGATACGATCGGCGGCGTCCCCTGAGGAGGTCGATGTGAGCAGCCCGTCCGTAGCACGACGCCAGCTATCGGCACAGATACGGGCGAAACGGCTTGACGCGGGCATGACCATCGAGCAGGCCGCCGACGCGCTCGAATGGTCGAGCACGAAGATCTCGAACATCGAAACCGGTCGGTCGAAGAAGCCCGCTGTCACCGATATCCGTGTCCTGCTCGACCTGTACCGGGTGAAGGACGAGCGGGAGCGCGACGCGATCCTCGCCCTCACCCGCCAGTCGCGCGAACGCGGGTGGTGGAACCGCTACGACGATGTGCTCGGAGGCGCCTACGCCTCCCTGGAGGCCGGGGCCAGAAGCGTTCGCCTCTTCGAGCCGCAGTACATCCCTGGCCTGTTCCAGATACCCGAGTACGCCAAGGCCATCGCCCAAGCCACGCTCATTCGCGATTCAGCCGACATCCAGCGGACCGTCGAGGCCCGTGTGCGACGGCAGGAGATCCTGACACAGGAGAATCCGCCGGATGTGTGGGCAATCATCCACGAGAGTGCCCTGTTGATGCTCAGGGCATCGCCGGACCTGTTCGCCCCTCAGGTGGAGCGGCTTCTCGATCTCGCCGAGTCACCCAACTCAGTCACGGTCCAGGTGCTCCCCATGTCATCAGGGCTACATGCTGGGATGGGAGGACCGTTCTCCATCCTCGACTACGACGCCGCTCCGTCGCTCGTCTTCCTGGAGACGAACACGGACGGGCTTTACCTGGAGAAGCCGCCGGAGATCGCCCGGTACCGCAACTGCTTCGACCGCCTGCTGGCCAAAGCGCTTGACCCGGACTCGGTCCCTGGCTACCTGCGGTCACTGACCGCCTAG
- a CDS encoding DUF397 domain-containing protein, producing the protein MHSSSDRLIFRKSTYSQPQNCVEVADLPTGSAVRDTQNRASGHLMFSSREWRAAVAAAQQER; encoded by the coding sequence ATGCACTCATCCAGCGACAGACTGATCTTCCGCAAGTCCACGTACTCGCAGCCCCAGAACTGCGTCGAGGTGGCCGACCTACCCACCGGCTCCGCTGTCCGCGACACACAGAACAGGGCGTCGGGGCACCTGATGTTCTCCTCGCGGGAGTGGCGAGCCGCCGTCGCCGCCGCTCAGCAGGAAAGGTAA
- a CDS encoding DUF397 domain-containing protein, producing the protein MHSSSDELSFRKSSYSNPSNCVEVADVPGGDAAVRDSQNPDDGHFLVPGAEWTALLSVVRHDRV; encoded by the coding sequence ATGCACTCATCCAGCGACGAACTGAGCTTCCGCAAGTCCTCGTACAGCAATCCATCGAACTGCGTCGAAGTCGCCGACGTACCCGGTGGCGACGCTGCCGTGCGCGACTCGCAGAACCCCGACGACGGGCACTTCCTCGTCCCTGGGGCGGAGTGGACCGCGCTTCTGTCCGTCGTGCGCCACGACCGCGTGTAG
- a CDS encoding IS30 family transposase, giving the protein MVGVNPRTGREWRYGRPEGRRKRSRLPAKDAPATSTGPGFTRKIEVRSGRYLGEDERIHIADRWREKASVRTIAAELGRNPSTISREIRRNRHPGNHDYRPHAAHARARARRARPKGGKIGANPLLREIIQHRLGMKWSPEQISHHLRLSFPDQAEMHVCHETIYQALYVQGRGELRRELAKALRTGRTLRRPRRRPDQRTPRFPYPMVMISERPPEVADRAVPGHWEGDLIVGKENGSAIGTLVERSSRYVMLVHLPGTRDTMSVRDALVETVSTLPEHLRRSLTWDQGSEMGLHHEFSMATGMPVYFCDPSSPWQRGSNENTNGLLRQYFPKGTDLAAHGRERLKEVAAELNSRPRKTLGWETPAERLAKLLAVAS; this is encoded by the coding sequence ATGGTGGGCGTCAACCCACGCACCGGACGGGAGTGGCGCTACGGGCGCCCCGAGGGCCGTAGGAAGCGGTCGAGGCTGCCGGCGAAGGACGCACCGGCGACCTCGACCGGTCCCGGCTTCACACGCAAGATCGAGGTCCGATCCGGCCGCTACCTGGGCGAAGACGAACGCATCCACATCGCTGACCGGTGGCGTGAGAAGGCGTCCGTGCGCACCATCGCCGCCGAGCTGGGCCGGAATCCCTCCACGATCAGCCGGGAGATCCGCCGCAACCGCCACCCCGGCAACCACGACTACCGCCCCCACGCCGCACACGCCCGAGCGCGAGCCCGGCGGGCCCGCCCCAAGGGCGGCAAGATCGGAGCCAACCCGCTCCTGCGCGAGATCATCCAGCACCGCCTGGGCATGAAGTGGAGTCCGGAGCAGATCAGCCACCACCTGAGGCTGAGCTTCCCCGACCAAGCGGAGATGCACGTGTGCCACGAGACGATCTACCAGGCGCTCTACGTCCAGGGCCGCGGCGAGCTGCGCCGCGAGCTGGCCAAGGCGCTGCGCACCGGCCGCACCCTGCGTCGGCCTCGCCGCCGCCCAGACCAGCGCACGCCGCGCTTCCCGTACCCGATGGTCATGATCAGCGAGCGCCCGCCCGAGGTCGCTGACCGGGCGGTTCCCGGGCACTGGGAGGGCGATCTGATCGTGGGCAAGGAGAACGGTTCGGCGATCGGCACGCTGGTCGAGCGGTCCAGCCGCTACGTGATGCTCGTCCACCTGCCCGGAACGCGCGACACGATGAGCGTCCGTGACGCCCTGGTCGAGACCGTCTCGACCCTGCCCGAGCATCTGCGCAGGTCACTGACCTGGGACCAGGGTTCGGAGATGGGGCTGCACCACGAGTTCTCGATGGCCACCGGCATGCCGGTCTACTTCTGCGACCCTTCCAGCCCTTGGCAGCGGGGGTCGAACGAGAACACGAACGGGCTGCTGCGGCAGTACTTCCCCAAGGGCACTGACCTGGCCGCGCACGGCCGTGAGCGCCTGAAGGAGGTCGCTGCCGAACTGAACTCCCGCCCACGCAAGACGCTCGGCTGGGAGACCCCAGCCGAGCGTTTGGCTAAGCTCCTGGCCGTGGCCAGTTGA
- a CDS encoding branched-chain amino acid ABC transporter permease yields MTDTDVAPTTPGRGAPTPDTVPDVRRRPRPTGWIAPVAVLLVALSLPFSTLTLPGVFEGALNSPPTLHLLALCLVFGGLATSYDLLYGRVGLLSFGHALYFACGAYTAALLMRVLELPLLWSAVVAVVGGTLLSLVLGAVSLRVNGIALAMVTLAFAQAGSILIARDPGRATGGEEGLPLHTAAVPDAFVGVVNTVNLYWAALAYAVVATGVVWWLTASPVGRVWQGIRANEQRVAVLGVNPYPYKLAAFTVGGGLASLGGVAYLLVTGGVTPGITTAEFTLALLVMVALGGAGTRWGPLVGAALYTYADHRLLQLGGSDAFTALPAWIAAPLSQPLFVLGTLFVLMVFFFPGGLVALPARVRSAVRDRRAAQR; encoded by the coding sequence ATGACCGACACCGACGTGGCCCCGACGACGCCCGGCCGCGGTGCGCCGACCCCGGACACCGTGCCCGACGTGCGCCGACGCCCGCGGCCGACCGGCTGGATCGCCCCGGTCGCCGTCCTCCTCGTGGCGCTGTCCCTGCCCTTCTCCACGCTCACGCTGCCCGGTGTGTTCGAGGGGGCCCTCAACAGCCCGCCCACCCTGCACCTGCTCGCGCTGTGCCTGGTGTTCGGCGGCCTGGCGACCAGCTACGACCTGCTGTACGGCAGGGTCGGGCTGCTGTCCTTCGGGCACGCCCTGTACTTCGCCTGCGGCGCGTACACCGCCGCCCTGCTGATGCGGGTGCTGGAACTGCCGCTGCTGTGGTCGGCCGTGGTCGCCGTCGTCGGCGGCACCCTGCTGTCACTGGTGCTCGGCGCGGTGTCCCTGCGGGTCAACGGCATCGCCCTGGCCATGGTCACGCTCGCCTTCGCCCAGGCCGGCTCGATCCTCATCGCGCGCGACCCCGGACGGGCGACCGGCGGTGAGGAGGGCCTGCCGCTGCACACGGCGGCCGTGCCCGACGCGTTCGTGGGCGTGGTCAACACCGTCAACCTGTACTGGGCGGCCCTGGCCTACGCGGTGGTCGCCACGGGCGTGGTCTGGTGGCTGACCGCCTCGCCGGTGGGCCGGGTGTGGCAGGGCATCCGCGCCAACGAACAGCGTGTGGCCGTCCTGGGGGTCAACCCCTACCCCTACAAGCTGGCGGCGTTCACCGTCGGCGGCGGTCTGGCCTCCCTGGGCGGTGTCGCCTACCTGCTGGTGACCGGAGGCGTCACACCGGGCATCACGACCGCGGAGTTCACCCTGGCCCTGCTGGTCATGGTCGCGCTCGGTGGGGCGGGCACCCGGTGGGGGCCGCTGGTCGGTGCGGCCCTGTACACCTACGCCGACCACCGCCTCCTCCAGCTCGGCGGCTCGGACGCTTTCACTGCTCTCCCTGCCTGGATCGCCGCGCCCCTGTCGCAACCCCTGTTCGTGCTCGGAACCCTGTTCGTGCTCATGGTGTTCTTCTTCCCGGGAGGTCTGGTCGCCCTCCCCGCACGCGTCCGATCGGCCGTCCGGGACAGGAGGGCGGCCCAGCGGTAG
- a CDS encoding branched-chain amino acid ABC transporter permease has translation MSTVVLLVITGLGLGALYFLIASGLSLIFGLMDVLNFAHGAFLAIGAYGTWWASVYLPGAGPDGFGFLLAVAFGVGAGTLAATLVELCVIRPLYGRHREQILATVGLSLAVPALLQAVWGADPLPFPRPALVAGTVGVLGVNVPTDRFLLIAAAVVVFTALWLFNSRTRYGLIVRAGVQDRAMVTALGIDVRTAFTLVFAIGGAAAALAGALGGLYFGVVTPTQGMSLLIFAFIVVVIGGTTSLTGCALASVGVGLIQQFANYYTVAGLGDIAVVIVLAVVLLTRQGGLTAKKSAERVA, from the coding sequence GTGAGTACCGTCGTGCTCCTCGTCATCACCGGACTCGGCCTGGGCGCCCTGTACTTCCTCATCGCCTCGGGGCTGTCACTGATCTTCGGCCTGATGGACGTGCTCAACTTCGCGCACGGCGCCTTCCTCGCGATCGGCGCCTACGGGACCTGGTGGGCGAGCGTGTACCTGCCCGGGGCCGGACCCGACGGGTTCGGCTTCCTCCTGGCGGTCGCGTTCGGCGTCGGCGCGGGCACCCTGGCCGCGACCCTCGTCGAGCTGTGCGTCATCCGGCCGCTCTACGGACGGCACCGCGAACAGATCCTCGCCACGGTCGGCCTCAGCCTCGCCGTGCCCGCCCTGCTCCAGGCCGTCTGGGGAGCCGACCCGCTCCCCTTCCCCCGCCCCGCGCTCGTCGCGGGCACCGTCGGTGTCCTCGGCGTCAACGTCCCCACCGACCGCTTCCTGCTGATCGCGGCCGCCGTCGTGGTCTTCACGGCCCTGTGGCTGTTCAACTCCCGGACCCGCTACGGGCTGATCGTCCGCGCCGGGGTCCAGGACCGCGCCATGGTCACCGCCCTGGGGATCGACGTGCGCACCGCCTTCACCCTGGTCTTCGCCATCGGCGGTGCCGCCGCCGCGCTCGCCGGGGCCCTGGGCGGCCTCTACTTCGGCGTGGTGACGCCCACCCAGGGGATGTCGCTGCTGATCTTCGCGTTCATCGTCGTCGTGATCGGCGGGACCACCTCCCTCACCGGGTGCGCCCTCGCCTCCGTCGGGGTCGGCCTCATCCAGCAGTTCGCCAACTACTACACCGTCGCCGGGCTCGGCGACATCGCCGTGGTCATCGTCCTGGCCGTCGTGCTGCTCACGCGACAGGGCGGACTGACCGCGAAGAAGTCCGCGGAGAGGGTGGCCTGA
- a CDS encoding ABC transporter ATP-binding protein has translation MTGEPLLDAADLHVWIEGSHILQGVTFSTPATGVTALLGRNGVGKTTTVKALLGLVPRTGRVEFAGTDITAHPTHAIVARGIGYVPEERGIFSALTVAENLRLAERRPGAPRYDLVHELFPELRERAAQPAGTLSGGQQQMLAIGRALLNDNRLLIVDEPTKGLAPRVVREVADAVAVAAERVPVLLVEQNLALVRRVADQAVVLDTGRVVHTGPALDLLDDPDRVRALLGVSRTAAAPGAGPAAGPAADPTHDRQVDTA, from the coding sequence GTGACCGGCGAGCCGCTCCTGGACGCGGCCGACCTGCACGTGTGGATCGAGGGGTCGCACATCCTCCAGGGCGTGACCTTCTCGACCCCGGCGACCGGCGTGACCGCCCTCCTGGGCCGCAACGGCGTCGGCAAGACCACCACCGTCAAAGCCCTGCTCGGCCTGGTGCCGCGCACCGGCCGGGTGGAGTTCGCCGGAACCGACATCACCGCGCACCCCACCCACGCCATCGTCGCCCGGGGTATCGGCTACGTGCCGGAGGAGCGCGGGATCTTCTCCGCGCTCACGGTCGCGGAGAACCTGCGCCTGGCCGAACGGCGGCCCGGCGCGCCCCGCTACGACCTCGTCCACGAGCTCTTCCCCGAACTGCGCGAGCGTGCCGCACAGCCCGCCGGCACCCTGTCCGGCGGGCAGCAGCAGATGCTCGCGATCGGGCGGGCCCTGCTCAACGACAACCGCCTGCTCATCGTGGACGAACCCACCAAGGGCCTGGCCCCCCGGGTGGTGCGCGAAGTCGCCGACGCGGTCGCCGTCGCCGCCGAGCGCGTCCCCGTCCTGCTGGTGGAGCAGAACCTGGCCCTGGTCCGGCGCGTGGCCGACCAGGCGGTCGTGCTCGACACCGGACGGGTCGTCCACACCGGCCCGGCCCTGGACCTCCTGGACGATCCCGACCGCGTCCGCGCGCTCCTGGGCGTGTCCCGCACCGCGGCCGCGCCCGGAGCCGGGCCCGCGGCCGGACCCGCCGCCGACCCGACCCACGACAGGCAGGTGGACACCGCGTGA